AGAACCGGACCATACCGGCGGAACGCGCTCCGGTTGACACAGGTCAGTCCAGTTGCCTTAACGAATCCTTATACGTGTTTCAGGCAGGTTTTTTACCAAATGCCGGACATGAACAGTCTCCCGGACGGGGCGTTGCCCGGTCGGGTTGCAAGGAGACGGGCGGTGACTTTGATCAAGTGGAGCGACGAGGGGGGGACGGTGCGGCTGGGCCTGCCCAGCGACCTCGACCTCGCCATGGCCCAGCCCCTGCTGGACAGCCTGCGCGCCGGCTTCGCCGCCTCCGGCACCGTCATCGCCGAGGCCGCGGCCGTGGAGCGGGTCAGCACCGCCTGCGTCCAGGCGCTCCTGGTCGCCTCCCGGCACGCCGCCGAACAGAACCGTACGTTCGCCATCGCCCAGCCGTCCGAGGTCCTGGCGGAAGCCTGCGAGGATCTGGGGCTGGACGGCTGGTTGAAGCAATGG
The window above is part of the Azospirillum sp. TSH58 genome. Proteins encoded here:
- a CDS encoding lipid asymmetry maintenance protein MlaB, translated to MTLIKWSDEGGTVRLGLPSDLDLAMAQPLLDSLRAGFAASGTVIAEAAAVERVSTACVQALLVASRHAAEQNRTFAIAQPSEVLAEACEDLGLDGWLKQWSQA